In a single window of the Acetivibrio clariflavus DSM 19732 genome:
- a CDS encoding Stp1/IreP family PP2C-type Ser/Thr phosphatase, with product MRFGVVSDKGRVRETNEDSYKVISGREGLPDTFIVADGMGGHNSGELASRMAVDLSEEYLLKFLQPGLDEENILPFICNMMTEVNRCIYLKAKESEENFGMGTTFVIGMFFNGKFFIGHVGDSRVYLLRNGSLQKLTTDHSYIEELIKNGSLSREEARNHPRKNVITRALGCEENVDIDTYCVDVDNDDLFVLCTDGLTNMLSENDILAVINSDDEPQYICSELVKLANERGGEDNITVIIVKNS from the coding sequence GTGAGATTTGGGGTTGTTAGCGATAAAGGTAGAGTACGTGAAACTAATGAAGATAGCTATAAAGTTATTTCAGGTAGAGAAGGTTTACCTGATACCTTTATTGTAGCCGATGGAATGGGTGGGCATAACTCGGGAGAATTGGCCAGCCGTATGGCAGTTGACTTGTCCGAAGAGTATTTGCTTAAGTTTTTGCAACCCGGTTTGGATGAAGAAAATATACTGCCCTTTATTTGTAATATGATGACTGAAGTTAACAGATGTATTTATTTGAAAGCCAAAGAATCTGAAGAAAACTTCGGTATGGGGACTACTTTTGTTATTGGAATGTTTTTTAACGGTAAGTTTTTTATAGGGCATGTAGGAGACAGTAGAGTATACCTTTTAAGAAATGGATCGCTGCAAAAGCTTACTACGGATCATTCATATATTGAAGAACTGATAAAGAATGGTTCATTGTCCAGAGAGGAAGCACGCAATCATCCGAGAAAGAATGTAATTACAAGAGCTTTAGGATGCGAGGAAAACGTTGATATAGATACATATTGTGTTGATGTGGATAACGATGATTTATTTGTCCTATGCACAGACGGATTAACTAATATGCTGAGTGAAAATGACATTTTGGCAGTTATAAATAGCGATGACGAACCGCAGTATATATGCAGCGAGTTGGTTAAACTTGCTAACGAGAGAGGCGGAGAGGACAACATAACTGTTATAATTGTAAAAAATTCATAA